DNA from Platichthys flesus chromosome 20, fPlaFle2.1, whole genome shotgun sequence:
atatgaagTGTAATAATCCTTCACTATACAACAAGTGGACAGAGCTGCTCAACGCTGTGTGAGTGGACTTTGGCTGAGACTCTCTTCCCCAACAAATCCCTGTAGGTGATGATGGGAGCTGAGACAATATAACGAAAACACTTTACACCCATTCACAGTTTATTTTACTGGCCCGTGCAAAGAATGATAGTTATCACACGTCCATTGATTGTTCCACTTGGAGTCTAGTCTGTTTAACCAGAGCTGTTTAGCTGGTGAGAGGAAGTAATATTCTCAGGTACCTTATTGTGCCAATTTCACTATTTAAAAATACTCTAACAGCAGAGATAAACAACTAGATCTTGATTATGGTAACGTTTTCAGTAAGTATTATTTCCGATATCgagttttctcctctttctgtctgtctctctctgtctctctctctctctctctctctctctctctccctctcctcttcttctggtgAATCGTTCTCATGTGTGAGTCCTCTGGTTGACTCACTGCTAGTTttgctgctctgttgtgaaatgTATCCCGGAGCACAAAGCCCCTTGTGTGGGCTACTTCTCACCGGCGTGGCCGAGGCCCCGGGGACAGGGCCCCCATGTGGCCGACGGCAGAAGAAGGGTTTGACGGGGGATCATCACATACCGCACCCTCACACAACTATTTCACGACACCTTGAGGCAGCACATCGGATCCTCAGGAGCGTTTGTGCTTGATAGATCGGTCCCGTTTGGAAAAAAGACATCAGAGAGTTTTTCATTCGGAAAATATGGGAAGCTTGAAAAAGATCAAACTGCTGTAGATGCATTTTAGCAGAATATCTGCTTGAGCAAATTAGACCTTTCTAATGACTTTATTTGTGTCTGTCTAGTCTGTAACTACAGAAGTTTGTCTCTGGAGGTTTGGTtcagctctttctctcttttgcaGATCGactctgatgatgtcatcacgcGAGACGAGCAGATCTACGTTCTGATTGGTGCTCACGCCAGGTGTGAAAGGAGCATCCAGGCGCAGATGGCCCAGGTCAGAGGTAAATGTGCTGTTTGGGATTATTGCATTCGTCCGAAAATCTTTGTTAAATCAGATTTAAACTTCCAGATATAATaaaagtcaaatatttaaaagctCTCTCTATTTAGGAGTGAAGGATTCACTAACCGTACTCAGAGAGGTCAGTGAGTGCGTGTTCCAATACAGAACCTGCTGATTTATGTACATCGGATATAACACCCATCTAATATCCTGCTGCCCAGTATCACTGAGATCACAGTAGAGCTGAATGCAGGTGCAGACAATAGCAGGACATTTTAAACTGAGTCTGTGACGTGGAGCCTGATGACAGCGTTTCAACGGTTGATGTGAAAATAAATTTAACAGGTTGGAGCCAGACAGTACGACAGAAGAGAAGCAGCGTAATGGTCCAATGAGACAACAGCGTACTTTCAGATAAGCAGTACGGAAACCTAAATATAACTAGGTAATAAACAAGGATGAAGGATTGGGACAAATATAGCAATGTCATGCATCAGATCAtggacacaaaaacaataaaacccaCAACCGCAGATTAaactttaatcttaatctctatTCATTAGATATTgctgttttttgggggtttaaaCAACAGCAATAAAGTTCTTAAACCAGAGAAACTTTGGCTGATTCCTTCATTAGAGGCCGAGAGCACAAGTGACAACCAGCTCTAGAAATTTGACTTCTAGAAGTATTGAGTTGTAGAAGTATAAATCTAACAATATGTTTGATCTGCTTCGTTTTGTTGGTGAAGAGGGCGACTGCATCCCAGAGTGGGACGGGATCATCTGCTGGCCACGGAGCAGAGAGGGTCAGCTGGTCTCAGTGCTGTGTCCGGAGTACATCTACGACTTCAACCACGGAGGTAGGAGAGCTCCTCGGTCCCCCATGATGAACTGTAAAGAGGATGATCGCTGAAGTTAACAATGTCCCTGTGTCCCCAGGACGAGCCTACCGCCAGTGTGATGCTTCGGGAAACTGGGAGCAGGTGTCCAGCATCAACCGCACGTGGGCTAACTACACAGAGTGCACCACATACCTGAGCTCcaaccacaggagacaagaagAGGTGAGTGCATGTGTCCAGATGTGTATATAGACTGCATGCAATCTGGTTATTGGCTGAATATGTGTTGCAGACATTAGAATGTTCCAATCTGCACAATTCTCCACACCGCTCTGttctctgtggaggaggagagactgtaCTTAAAATTAATCTGCCGCCCACGGGTTGTTGTTCTGACTGGAATAAAGAGTCTGAATCCTGTAAATGTGTTTCACATATTATACACAGCTGTCCAGACCCTTATTTCTCAGAgttgtgtctctcagtgttttCCTGTCTTGTTTCAGAAGGTGTTTGAGAGACTCCACCTCATGTACACCGTCGGGTACTCGGTTTCTCTCGCGTCGCTGATGGTGGCCGTCTCCATCCTCTGCTACTTCAAGTAAGAATCGGAAAACTAGAAAACGTGACCCAGACCTTAAAATGATTGGAATCCATTGTTAGCTGCctctgttttaaaacaaatctaCAGCTTTGGTTTGTTTCATGATAAGACATCAATCGTTTCCTGATCtaaccactctctctctcacacacacacacacacacacacaaccacacacacacacacacttcaaggCGCCTCCACTGCACACGCAATTTCATCCACATTCACCTCTTCACCTCATTCATATGTCGAGCAGTCAGCATCTTCGTGAAGGACGCGGTGCTCTACTCCATATCCGATGACAGCAGGGCTGAGCCTGAGTTCACTGCACAGAAACCAAATATGGTAAAACATACGCTTTTTTATATCCATGTCCATTTATTCATAGTTTGACCGACAacatatattaatttattagcatattatgttctgtttgactctGTTTATCTTCTGTCCTGTGTCTACAGGCCGGTTGTAAAGTTGCTGTCACTCTCTTCCTGTACTTCCTGGCGACCAATCACTACTGGATCCTGGTAGAGGGGTTGTACCTACACAGCCTCATCTTCATGGCCTTCCTCTCCGACAAGAGCTACCTGTGGGCCCTCACCATCATCGGCTGGGGTGAGCAGGTCGCCCCGTCCTCAAAAATGGAATTAATGGTGAATCGTCACACTGCAGATTTATCTTCCTCCCCCCTCTGCACTCATTCCAGGTGttccagctgtgtttgtgtccatttGGGTCAGTGCACGAGCGTCGCTGGCCGACACGCAGTGAGTCACGTGATGCATTCAGGTTCCTCGTGTTTACGTCTGTGTCACAAACTCCTGCTTGAACTCTAACCCTCTGCTTTCAGATGTTGGGACATCAGTGCCGGGAACCTGAAGTGGATCTACCAAGTTCCCATTCTGGCAGCCATTGTTGTAAGGAAAACAGCTGAATGATTAAATACTGTTGAAGGGGATTTGAGATTAAGTTTGTCATCTCTGTTCCTGCAGGTGAATTTCCTCTTATTTGTCAACATAATCCGAGTTCTGGCCTCGAAACTGTGGGAAACCAACACTGGTAAACTGGATCCTCGACAGCAGTACCGGTAATTACCTTCTCCAAGGAGGTTCTGTCTTTCCCCCCTATTCATTTGTCTTTTGGTTGgttgatatgtttgtttgttgtaaacAAGCCTGTATATCCGAAGGATGCAGACCCTGAATTGTGACACACGGCTAAAAACTtttcaaataacaaaacatgatcttttcttctctttctcgaCAGGAAGCTGCTCAAGTCCACGTTAGTGCTCATGCCGTTGTTCGGCGTTCACTACATGGTGTTCATGGCTCTTCCCTAC
Protein-coding regions in this window:
- the pth3r gene encoding parathyroid hormone 3 receptor, encoding MLCAQGIGALALFHCVITAAALIDSDDVITRDEQIYVLIGAHARCERSIQAQMAQVREGDCIPEWDGIICWPRSREGQLVSVLCPEYIYDFNHGGRAYRQCDASGNWEQVSSINRTWANYTECTTYLSSNHRRQEEKVFERLHLMYTVGYSVSLASLMVAVSILCYFKRLHCTRNFIHIHLFTSFICRAVSIFVKDAVLYSISDDSRAEPEFTAQKPNMAGCKVAVTLFLYFLATNHYWILVEGLYLHSLIFMAFLSDKSYLWALTIIGWGVPAVFVSIWVSARASLADTQCWDISAGNLKWIYQVPILAAIVVNFLLFVNIIRVLASKLWETNTGKLDPRQQYRKLLKSTLVLMPLFGVHYMVFMALPYTDVTGLLWQVQMHYEMFFNSSQGFFVAFIYCFCNGEVQAEVKKAWLRRSLAQDLKQKTRMTSSGGGGSCYYGGMMSHTTTHSVSLSAANPRALPFTGGVVGSGGAAGGGSGVRPPRHTSLQTQTTQLGFVPGDTENSGVFARHVRTSIGDNDSKSHTVPSIQSPGAEDPENSLTVKELETIL